The Rhizobium sp. BG4 genomic sequence CTGAACCAGATCGAGTTCTTCTTCAAGATCATGCTGCCTTCGGCCGCCCCCTACATCTTCACCGGCCTGCGCATCGGCGTCGGTCTCTCGTGGCTGGCGATCGTCGCCGCCGAGATGCTGACCGGCGGTGTCGGTATCGGCTTCTTCATCTGGGATGCGTGGAACTCGTCGCGCCTGCCCGACATCATCGTCGCGCTCGCCTATATCGGCGTCGTCGGCTTCGCCCTCGACAAGCTCGTGGCGGCAGCCGGCCGGCTGATCACCCGCGGCGCTTCGGCAAATTGAGGAGATCAGAGATGACCGCTTATTTGAAGCTCGACCATATCGACAAGCATTTCGATCGCGGCGGCGTTCGTGCCGAAGTCCTCAAGGGCATCAACCTGACGATCGCCAAGGGCGAATTCGTCTCGATCATCGGCCATTCCGGCTGCGGCAAGTCCACGCTGCTCAACCTGATCGCCGGACTGACGCCGGTCTCCTCGGGCGCCGTCCTGCTGGAAAACCGCGAAGTGAACGCGCCGGGGCCGGAACGCGCCGTCGTCTTTCAGAACCATTCGCTGCTTCCCTGGCTCTCCGTCTACGAGAACGTCAACCTCGCCGTCTCCAAGGTCTTCGGCGGCAGCAAGACGAAGGCGGAGCGCCATGACTGGGTGATGGCCAATCTGGACCTCGTGCAGATGGCTCACGCGAAGGACAAGCGCCCCGCAGAGATTTCCGGCGGCATGAAGCAGCGCGTCGGCATCGCCCGGGCGCTTGCCATGGAACCAAAGATCCTGCTGCTCGACGAACCCTTCGGCGCGCTCGACGCGCTGACGCGTGCCCATCTACAGGATGCCGTCATGGAGATCCATGCCCGGCTCGGCAACACGATGGTGATGATCACCCACGATGTCGACGAAGCGGTGCTTCTCTCGGACCGGATCGTGATGATGACCAACGGCCCGGCGGCCAAGATCGGCGAAGTCCTCGACGTGCCGATCCCCCGCCCGCGCAACCGCATCGAGCTCGCCTCCGACCGAACCTACCTCAAATGCCGCGAGGCCGTGCTGAAGTTCCTCTACGAACGTCACCGCTTCGTCGAAGCTGCGGAGTAACACCATGACCGAGAAACTCGTCATCATCGGCAATGGCATGGCGCCGGGGCGCATGCTGGAGCATCTCTTCGAACAGGCGCCCGGCCGCTACGCCGTCACGATCTTCAACGCCGAACCGCGCGTGAATTACGACCGCATCATGCTCTCGCCGGTTCTCTCCGGCGAGAAGACCTACGAGCAGATCGTCATCCACGGCGACGGCTGGTACATCGACCACGGCATCACGCTCTACAAGGGCCACAAGATCGTCGCCATCGACCGTACTGTAAAGACCGTGACCTCGGATCATGGCGTCACCGAAAGCTATGACAAGCTCGTCATCGCCACCGGTTCCGTGCCCTTCATCATCCCGGTTCCCGGCAAGGACCTGCCGGGTGTCATCACCTATCGCGACCTCGACGACGTGCAGGCCATGCTGCTTGCCGCCCAGTCGCGTGAAAAGGCCGTGGTCATCGGCGGCGGTCTGCTCGGCCTCGAGGCGGCTGCCGGTCTTGCCCAGCGCGGCATGGACGTCACCGTTCTCCACGTCATGCCGACGCTGATGGAGCGCCAGCTCGATCCGGCTGCCGGCTACCTGCTGCAGAAGGCCGTGGAAGAACGCGGCATCAAGGTGATCTGCAAGGCCAATACCAAGGCGATCGTCGGCGACGGCAAGGTCGAGGGCATCGAGCTCGACAACGGTACGATCATTCCGGCAACGCTGGTGGTCATGGCGGTCGGCATCCGTCCGAACGTCAATCTCGCCAAGGATGCCGGCCTCGCGGTCAACCGCGGCATCGTCGTCGATGCCGGAATGCAGACCTCGGATGGCGATATCTACTCGGTCGGCGAATGCGCCGAAGTGGGCGGCATGGTCTATGGCCTGGTCGCGCCGCTCTACGAGATGGCGCGGGTCGCCGCCTCGCATCTGGCGGGCGACAGCAAGCCTGCCTTCGTCCATTCTGATACGCCGACCAAACTGAAGGTGACCGGCATCGAGCTCTTCTCGCTCGGCGACTTTGCCGATGGCGACGACCGCGAGGAAATCGTCCTGCGCGACGCGACCGCAGGGGTCTACAAGCGCCTCGTCATCAAGGAAAACCGGATCATCGGCACCGTGCTTTACGGCGAGACGGCCGACGGCGCCTGGTTCAACGACCTGAAGAAGAAGGCGACCGACATCTCGCAGATGCGCGATACGCTGATCTTCGGCCAGGCCTATCAAGGAGGGTCGCCGCTGGACCCTATGGCGGCCGTTGCAGCCTTGCCGGATGATGCGGAAATCTGCGGCTGCAACGGTGTCTGCAAGGGAAAGATCACATCGACGATCAGTGCCAAGGGACTGACCTCGCTGGATGATGTGCGCGCACACACGAAGGCGTCGGCCTCCTGCGGCTCCTGCACCGGCCTCGTCGAACAGCTGATGTCGCTGACGCTCGGCGATGCCTATAACCCAGCCGCCGTCACGCCGATGTGCACTTGCACGGAGCTCGGCCATGACGACGTGCGCCGCCTGATCAAGGCAAAGAAGCTGAAGACCATTCCTGCCGTCATGCAGGAGCTGGAATGGAAGACCTCCTGCGGCTGCGCCAAGTGCCGCCCCGCCTTGAACTACTATCTGGTCGCCGACTGGCCGGATGAATATGCCGACGACTACCAGTCGCGGTTCATCAACGAGCGTGTCCATGCCAACATCCAGAAGGACGGCACCTATTCGGTCGTGCCGCGCATGTGGGGCGGCGTGACGAATGCCAACGAGCTGCGCGCCATCGCCGATGTCATCGACAAATTCGAGATACCGATGGTCAAGGTCACCGGCGGCCAGCGCATCGATCTGCTCGGCATCGAGAAGGAAGACCTTCCGGCCGTCTGGGCCGATCTCGGCAAGGCCGGCTTCATCTCCGGCCAGGCCTATGCCAAGGGGCTGCGCACCGTGAAGACCTGCGTCGGCTCCGACTGGTGCCGCTTCGGCACGCAGGATTCGACCGGCCTCGGCATCCGCATCGAGAAATTCATGTGGGGCTCCTGGACGCCGGCAAAGCTGAAGCTGGCGGTTTCAGGGTGTCCGCGAAACTGCGCCGAGGCGACCTGCAAGGATATCGGCGTGATCTGCGTCGACAGCGGTTTCGAGATCCATTTCGCCGGTGCTGCCGGTCTCGACATCAAGGGCACCGAGGTGCTCGGCCTCGTCAAAACAGAGGACGAAGCGCTGGAGCATATCGTGGCGCTGACGCAGATGTATCGCGAGCAGGGCCGCTATCTCGAGCGCATCTACAAATGGGCCAAGCGCATCGGCCTCGACGAAATCCGCCGGCAGATCATGGAGGATACCGAGAAGCGCACCGGCTATTACGAGCGCTTCGTCTTCTCGCAGAAATTTGCCCAGGTCGATCCCTGGTCGGAGCGCGTCTCCGGCAAGGACAAGCACGAGTTCAAGCCGATGGCGACCGTCGGCTTCAGCGAAGCGGCGGAGTGAGGAGATGGACATGAACTGGATCTCGATCGGCGACATCTCCGACATTCCGCTGCGCGGCGCGCGCTGCGTGAAGACCCCGCAGGGAAAGATCGCCGTCTTCCGCACGGCCGAAAACGAGGTCTTCGCAATCGAAGACCACTGCCCGCACAAGGGCGGACCGCTCTCCCAGGGCATCGTTCACGGCAAGGCGGTCACCTGCCCGCTGCACAACTGGGTGATCTCGCTGGAAACCGGCAAGGCGCTTGGGGCCGATGACGGGGTGGTGCGGACAATCCCTGTCCGGAATGAGGATGGGGCACTGTTTATTGCGTTCGAAAGTTTGATGATGGCGGCGGAGTGATCAGACGAATGCGTTCGGAGCTACCCCCCTCTGCCTTGCCAGGCATCTCCCCCACAAGGAGGGAGATTGGCTGGGCTCACCCGCTCGCCTCAACCTTCATTGTTTGGGGAGATGCATGCCACGTGTCGATCTCCCCCTTGTGGGGGAGATGTCCGGCAGGACAGAGGGGGTAGCCACACACTCGGCGACCTGAGGGCCAACCCCCATGCCCACTGAAACCAAAACCACCTGCCCTTATTGCGGCGTCGGCTGCGGCGTCATCGCCAAGGTCGACGACACCGGATCGGTCTCCGTCAGGGGCGACCCCGATCATCCCGCCAATTTCGGCCGCCTCTGTTCCAAGGGCTCGGCGCTCGCCGAGACCATCGATCTCGACGGCCGCCTACTCCATCCTGAAGTCAACGGCGCGCGGACCAGCTGGAACACCGCGCTCGACCTCGTCGCGACGAAATTCTCCGAAGCCATCGCCGAACACGGCCCTGATGCCGTCGCCTTCTACGTCTCCGGCCAGCTGCTGACCGAAGACTATTACGTCGCCAACAAGCTGATGAAGGGCTTTATCGGCACGGCCAATATCGACACCAATTCCCGCCTCTGCATGTCGTCTTCGGTCGCCGGCCATCGCCGCGCTTTCGGATCGGATACGGTCCCCGGCACCTATGAGGATCTCGAGCTTGCCGATCTCGTCATCCTGACCGGCTCGAACCTCGCCTGGTGCCATCCCGTTCTCTACCAGCGGCTCGCCGCCGCCAAGGCGGCCCGGCCAGGGATGAAGATCGTCGTGATCGATCCGCGCCGGACGATGACATGCGATATTGCCGATCTGCATCTGGCGATCCGTCCGGATGGCGATGTGGCGCTGTTTACCGGCCTGCTCGCGCATCTGGCGACCAGCCCGGCGATCGATCAGAATTATATCGGCGCCCATACGGTGGGCTTCGCCGAGGCCTTTGCCTCCGCGGCGGCTCTCAGCTGGGATGAACTCCTGGAGCGTACCGGCCTTCCCGCCATGCAGCTGCGCGAATTCTTCCGGCTGTTCGAGACGGTGCAGAAAACCATCACCTGCTACAGCCAAGGGGTCAATCAGTCGGCATCGGGCACCGACAAGGTCAATGCCATCCTGAACTGCCATCTGGCGACCGGGCGGATCGGCCGTCCCGGCATGGGACCGTTCTCGCTGACCGGTCAGCCGAACGCCATGGGCGGGCGCGAAGTCGGCGGGTTGGCCAATATGCTGGCCGCGCATATGGCAATCGAGAATGCTGGGGATCGCGACCGCGTGCAGCGCTTCTGGTCGTCGCCCGGCATTGCCGCCAAGCCCGGCCTGAAGGCGGTCGACATGTTCAGCGCTGTCGCCGAAGGCCGCATCAAGGCGCTCTGGATCATGGCGACCAATCCCGTCGTTTCCATGCCCGACGCCGATGCCGTCGAGGCTGCGATTGCCGCCTGCCCCTTCGTCGTCGTATCCGATATCGTTGGGAACACGGAAACGACGCGTCATGCCGATGTCCTCCTCCCCTCGCTCGGATGGGGCGAGAAGGATGGCACGGTGACCAATTCCGAGCGCCGCATCTCGCGCCAACGCCCCTTCCTGCCGGCTCCCGGCGAAGCGCGTGCCGACTGGTGGCAGCTTGCCGAAGTCGCACGGCGCATGGGCCATGGGGCGGCGTTCGGTTTTGCCGATCCGGCAGCGATCTTTGCCGAGCATGCCGCCCTCTCCGCCTTCGAAAATGAGGGCAGCCGCGATTTCGATATCGGCGCCTATGCCGGCATCGACGACGCAGCCTATCGGGCGCTGCACCCTTTCCAATGGCCAGCGTCTTTGGCCGAGACTCCCACTCCCCCCGGCGGCAAACGCTTCTTCGCCGATGGCGGCTTCTTCCATCCCGACCGGCGCGCCCGCTTCATTGCCGTCAACCTTCCGGAAACGGACAGGACGAACGCGGACTATCCGCTGACGCTGAACACCGGCCGCATCCGCGACCAGTGGCACACCATGACGCGCACCGGAAAGAGCGCCCGCCTTTCCGCCCATATCGCCGAACCCTTCGCCGAAATCCATCCGCGGGACGCCATCGAGCTCGGTATCCGCGGCGCCGGTCTGGTCGAGATCGAGAGCCCTCATGGCACGGCGGTCGTCCGCGCGCTGATCAGCGAGCGCCAGGCACGCGGCAGTATCTTCGTGCCTATGCATTGGAACGGGCAGTTCTCCGCCCGTGCCCGCATCGACGCGGCCGTGGCACCCGTTGTCGATCCCGTCTCCGGCCAGCCTGCCTCGAAGAACGTCGCCGTCAGGGCACGGCCGCTCAAGGCAGAGCACTACGGCTTTGCCGTTTCCGCCGCGAGGCCCGAGAACCTTGATTGCGATTACTGGGCTCTCGCGAAGGCCGAAGGCGGATGGCGGCTGGAATTCGCATCCTGCACCGGGATTTCCGACTGGGCGAACTGGTGTCGCAAGCATCTCGGCATTCCTGCTGGTGTCGAGCCACTCGGCTATTGCGACGGGGCGACCGGCGAAACGCGGCTTGCCTTCTTTGACGGCACGCGGCTGCTCGCCGCCCTCTTCGTCGCTCCCGAACCGGTCGCCGTTGCCCGGGCCTGGGCCGTGCAGCAGCTGACCGCCTCGCACGGCGATCTGCGCAAGCGCTTTGCGATCGCGGCCGGGCGGCCGGGAGCGGATCAGCCGGATCCCGGCGCCACCGTCTGCTCGTGCTTCGGCGTCGGCGTCAACCAGATCAGCGGCGCGATCCGCAATGGCTGTCATTCGGTCGAGGCGATCGGCAAGGCGCTCAATGCCGGCACCAATTGCGGTTCCTGCCGCGCCGAAATCCGCACCATCATCGACAGCTGCCTTGCTGCGGCCGCCGAGTAGCGGGCGGGCAATCACCGATCAGAAACTGTAGTTCCGTCTGCCCTCGCGAAGTGCTAAACCATGCGCATATAGGCGTATGATTTCGCTTTCTTTTTGCATTCCACGGGAGGATGGCGAGCGGATGGAAATTGCGGCCCCGAAGATCCAGCTGAATTACGGCGCCGAGCCGGGCATTCGCTTTGCGGTGCTACTCGACGGCAAGGGCGGCTGTCGCGAGATCGGTGCCTCCGGTCTGCGCGACTGGAAGCCTGCCGATGGCATTCTCTGGGTTCACCTGGAACGCGATCACGTTGCCGCGGCCGCCTGGGTTGCCGAGCGTGGCGGCCTAGATCCGCTGGTGACGGATGCCCTGCTGGAAGACGAATCCCGCCCGCGTGTCGAGCCTGTCGACGACGGTTTGCTGATCATCCTGCGCGGCGTCTGTGCGGCACCACCCGAAGAGGCCGAAGACGCGCCCGTCGATCTCGATCTCGTGCCGCTGCATGCCTGGGTCGATGAAAACCGCGTCGTCACGCTGCGAGACAGCGGGCACTACATCACGGCGCTGCGCGACATCCGACAGGCGCTGGAGAAGGGCAAGGGGCCCAAGCGCACCGGCGAGCTTCTGGCACTCGTCAGCGACAAGCTTGTCAGAGACTTGGAGCCCGTTCTTGACCAGATGGACGAGGAGGTCGACGAGCTCGATGAATTGATCTTCCACGGCGAAGCCGCCGAAGTGCGCGAACGGCTCAAGCTGCTGCGCCGCCGCGCCGTTCAGCTGCGCCGCTACCTCGCTCCGCAGCGTGACGCGCTGAACCGTATAGAGCACGACGATGCGCCCTGGCTTGCCGAGCGCGACAAGCTCCGGATGCGCGAGGTCATCGACAAGCTGATGCGCTTCATCGAATATCTCGACGCGATCCGCGACCGCACCGGCATCCTGCATGACGACCTTTCGACCGTGATCAGCGAGCGCATCGCCCGCAACTCCAACAGGCTTGCCGCCCTTGCGGCGCTGCTCCTGCCGCCGAGCGTGGTGGCCGGCCTTTTCGGGATGAATGTCGGCGGCATTCCCGGGGTCAACGACACCTGGGCCTTCATCATCATCGTCGCCTTTGTGGCGGCGACTTCGGTCGCCACGCTTTACGTGCTGAAGCGCATCAACTGGCTTTGAGTGCCGGGCGCGGAACCGGTGGGTGATGGACAGCGTTCTGTCCCAATTCCGCTCAGGGGGATTGAGATCATGCGTCGTCAAGCACGTCTTATTGCAGTTCTTGCCGGTCTCTGTGCAGCCGCTCCGGCCGCCGCCGACGAGGCGGGGTTCCTGCAGCCGCTGAGCGGCAGCTGGACAGGCACCGGCAAGGTGCTCAGAAAGATCGGCAGCTCGCCGATCAATGTTTCCTGCAAATTCAATATAGATGCGCCGGGAGCCTCGATCTCGATGCGAGGCAATTGCCGGGGCCTTCTGGTGGTCAACCGGGCGATCTCCGCAGACCTCGCGGCGCGCGGCACGCGCTATTCCGGCAATTATACCGGCCCGTCCGGCTCGCCGTCGCAGCTCTCGGGCAGCCGCCAGGGTGATGTGATCAATCTCGCTGTGCGTTGGGCGCGGCTCGTCAACGGCGACCGCAATGCCAACATGACGATCCGCAAGCGCGGCAACAGTCAGCTGCTGATCCAGACGATCGACAAGGATCCGGCGTCGGGCAAGTCGGTGACCACAAGCGAGATCAGCCTGCGCCGGCAGTGACGGTTCAGGCCGTGCGGCGCTTCTTCTGCTGCTCGGCCCGCGTTGCCGTAAGAGCCCGTGCCTGATGGCGCTGGACGAGCGCCGTCTGCACCGTTGCCTGGAAATCGAGAACGCGATCGCGCACGGCGTCTTCCGACAGGCCACACTGGCCGAGCTCGTCGGCCAGCCGGCGGCATTCGGCCTTCCAGAATGTCACGGCTGCCTCGCCATGCAGGTTATCGAGCGTCGCGGCGCAGCGGTCGACATCGCCCGCCTTGGTCACGTCACGCACGATCAAAAGTTCGCTGTTTTTGAGAGCGGCCAGAAGCGCCGCAGGAGAGGCATCCATCGAATCATCCCGTTTTGTCAGCACAATCGTTAGACCGGCGATGGTTAACGACTGCTTGCGCACAGGAAGACAGCGATTTCGATCGCCGGATTGACGGCGGCAAAATGCGCTTCCATTGTCGCGCTTCGCTCATGAAATGATTTGCAAGCCCGGAAAGATCATGAAGTTAGACGCCATCGACCTCAGAATTCTCGATGCGATTCAGCGGGATGGCCGCATTACCAAACTTGCTTTGGCAGAAAAGGCCGGCCTTTCGCCGACGCCTTGCTGGATGCGGCTGCGCAAGCTCGAGAAGGCAGGGATCGTCACCGGCTATCACGCACGCATCGCGCTGCGCAAAATCGCCCCGGTCGCCAGCGTCATGGTCGAGGTCACGCTTGCCAACCACCGGCAGAGCGATTTCGAGCGCTTCGAGCGGGCGATCGCCGGTATCCCCGAAATCGTCGGCTGCTGGTCCGTCGGCGGCGGGGTCGATTACTTCCTGCGGATCGCCGCCCCCGATATCGATGCCTACCAGCGGCTGATCGACGGGCTGCTCGACCGCGAGCTCGGGATCGAGCGCTATTTCACTTACATCGTCACCAAGACGGTCAAGGACGAGACCGTGCTGCCAGTCGCCGCTCTGGTACAGCCGGGCGAAACCTCGAACGACGCATAGAGAGATCATGCGGCCCGGCGCTCAGCCTTAGACAATCTCTCTGTTTGAAGCGCCCTCAAAGGACAAAATCTCGCCTCCTCCCGTGAAAGACTTCGGTGTCGGTAACGAGGAGACAGGACATGACCGCGGTTTTTGCCCGCCCCGATTTTCATCAGGCGCTTTCACGCCTCAAGGACAGGCATCTGCTGCGCGACCTCGCCTATTGCGATGGCCGCTGGACGTCCGCTGCCGATAACAAGAGCTTCGAGGTCACCGACCCGGCAAGCGGCGCGACCGTCGCCTGGGTCGCAAGCCTCGGCGCCGTTGAGACCACCGCGGCCATCGATGCCGCCTCACGAGCGCTCCCCGCCTGGCGCGGACTGCTGCCGCAGGACCGCGCCCGCATTCTCAGAAAATGGTACGATCTGATGCTCGCCGCCAAGGACGATCTGGCGCTGATCATGACGCTCGAGCAGGGCAAGCCGCTCGCCGAGTCTCTCGGAGAGATCGACTATGCCGCATCCTTCATCGAATGGTATGCCGAGGAAGGCAAACGGCTGAATGCCGAGAATGTCACCAGCCATCTTCCGGGCGCCGAAATGATCGTGCGCCGCGAGGCGCTCGGCGTCACCGCGATCGTCACCCCCTGGAATTTCCCCTCTGCCATGGTCACCCGCAAGGCGGCCGCGGCACTTGCAGCAGGCTGCACCGTCGTTGCCCACCCCTCCTCCGAAACGCCGCTCTCTGCACTGGCTCTCGCCGAACTCGGTGAGCGTGCCGGCATTCCCGCCGGCGTCTTCAACGTCGTTACCGGCGATGCCGCTGTTATCGTCGGGCGCCTCTGCGAGGACGACCGGGTGCGTGCCGTCAGCTTCACCGGCTCGACCGGTATAGGGCGGCTGATTGCGGCACAATGCGCGCCGACCATGAAGCGGCTGGTGATGGAACTCGGCGGCCACGCGCCGCTGATCATCTTCGAGGACGCCGATGTCGAGCAGGCCGTGAAGATCGCCATCGATGCCAAGTTCGCGACGTCGGGGCAGGATTGCCTCGCCGCCAACCGGATTTTCGTGCATCGCTCGATCGCCCCGCGTTTCGAACAGGCTTTCGCGTCGCGCATCCGCCAGCTGAAGGTCGGCGACGGCTTCTCGGCGGATGCGGAGATCGGTCCCCTCATGCATGAGCGGGCCGTCGCCAAGGTCGAGGAACAGGTCGAGGACGCCCTGAAGCGCGGCGCCAAGCTCATCACCGGCGGCAAGCGCCACAAGGCCGGCAAACTGTTCTACGAACCGACCCTGCTTTCGAACATTCCGGCTGACGCGCTGATCATGCGCGAAGAAACCTTCGGCCCGGTCGCTGGGATCACGGTCTTCGACAGCGAAGAGGAAGTCGTCGCCAAGGCGAACGATACCGAATACGGCCTCGTCGCCTATGTCGTGACCGCCAATGGCGCGCGCCAGATGCGGCTCGGCCGGGCGCTGGAATACGGCATGGTCGCCATCAACCGGGTGAAGATCACCGGCGGCCCGATCCCCTTCGGCGGCTGGAAGCAATCCGGCATCGGCCGCGAGGGCTCGCGCCACGGCATCGAGGCCTTCACCGAGCTCAAATATCTCTGCATCGACACTGCCGCGTAAGCGGCCCTCCCAATCCAGACATCAAGGACATCAGCCATGCTCGACAGAAGCAACGAACTCAACGCCTGGGACCGCGACCACTTCTTCCACCCCTCGACGCATATGGGCATGCATGCCCGCGGCGAGACGCCGACGCGCGTCATTTCCTCGGGTGAAGGCGCCTACATCACCGATACCAACGGACGCACCAGCCTGGATGCGTTCGCCGGTCTCTACTGCGTCAATGTCGGCTACGGCCGCCAGAAGATCGCCGATGCGATCGCCAACCAGGCGAAGAACCTCGCCTATTACCACGCCTATGTCGGCCACGGGACGGAAGCCTCGATCACGCTGTCGAAGATGATCATCGACCGGGCACCTGAAGGGATGAGCCGCGTCTATTTCGGCCTATCGGGTTCGGATGCCAATGAGACCAACATCAAGCTGATCTGGTACTACAACAACATCCTCGGCCGCCCGGAGAAGAAGAAGATCATCTCGCGCTGGCGCGGCTACCACGGCTCCGGCGTCATGACCGGCTCGCTGACCGGGCTCGAGCTCTTCCACAAGGCCTTCGACCTGCCGCGCGCACCGGTTCTGCATACGGAAGCACCCTATTACTTCCGCCGCCCCGACCGCTCGATGGATGAGGAGCAGTTCTCGCAATATTGCGCCGACAAGCTGGAAGAGATGATCCTTGCCGAAGGCCCGGATACGGTTGCCGCCTTCATCGGCGAGCCTATCCTCGGCACCGGCGGCATCGTGCCGCCGCCGAAGGGCTACTGGCAGAAGATCCAGGCGGTTCTCGACAAGTATGACGTGATGCTCGTCGCCGACGAAGTCGTCACCGGCTTCGGCCGCCTCGGCACCATGTTCGGCTCCGATCACTACGGCATGAAGCCAGGTCTCATCACCATCGCCAAGGGCCTCACCTCGGCCTACGCGCCGCTTTCCGGCACCATCGTTTCCGACAAGGTCTGGCAGGTGCTGGTCCAGGGTTCCGATCAGATGGGCGCGATCGGCCACGGCTGGACCTATGCGGCGCACCCGATCTGCGCGGCGGCCGGCATCGCCAATCTCGAACTGATCGACGAGCTCGATCTCGTGAAGAATGCCGGCGAGACCGGCGCGTACTTCCGCAGCGAACTCGCCAAGGCCGTCGGCTCTCACAAGCATGTCGGCGAAGTGCGCGGCGACGGCCTGATGGCGGCGATCGAATTCGTCGAGGACAAGGACGACCGCAAATTCTTCGACGTCTCCCGCAAGGTCGGCCCGCAGATTGCCGCCGCCCTTCTCGAGCGCGGCGTCATTGGCCGCGCTATGCCGCAGGGCGACATCCTGGGCTTCGCACCGCCGCTCTGCCTGACCCGCGAGGAGGCCGATATCGTCGTCAAGGCGGCAGCCGGCGCCATCGATACGGTCTTCAAGTCTCTCTGAGCTTGGCGGAGCCCGCGACGTGCGGGCTCCCCTTCGAGAGCGCGGAACCAACTGCGCTCTCGAAAGTTGCTTATTCAGAAGGGAGCACGAAGATGCTGACACTTGAAGAAGCAATGCTGGTATCTGCAGATCGCGTCGAGCACTGCCGCGGCGAAGTGGAACTTGACGCCGTCGATCTGATCGATCGTTTCGAGGCAGCCGGCTTTTCGCGCAAGGAAGTGCTGGTGGCGCTGACCGAGATCCTCACCGAGGAATTTTCCAACCTTCCCGACCTGCCGCGTTTCCATTGAGGGACTGGCCGGACAGTTCGTCAGGCGGTAGAACGTCCTGATGGACAGCCGCTTTCTCATCACCGGCCCCGATGATGCCGGAACCACCATTCTACTCGCCCACGGCGCGGGTGCGCCG encodes the following:
- a CDS encoding NAD-dependent succinate-semialdehyde dehydrogenase, with the protein product MTAVFARPDFHQALSRLKDRHLLRDLAYCDGRWTSAADNKSFEVTDPASGATVAWVASLGAVETTAAIDAASRALPAWRGLLPQDRARILRKWYDLMLAAKDDLALIMTLEQGKPLAESLGEIDYAASFIEWYAEEGKRLNAENVTSHLPGAEMIVRREALGVTAIVTPWNFPSAMVTRKAAAALAAGCTVVAHPSSETPLSALALAELGERAGIPAGVFNVVTGDAAVIVGRLCEDDRVRAVSFTGSTGIGRLIAAQCAPTMKRLVMELGGHAPLIIFEDADVEQAVKIAIDAKFATSGQDCLAANRIFVHRSIAPRFEQAFASRIRQLKVGDGFSADAEIGPLMHERAVAKVEEQVEDALKRGAKLITGGKRHKAGKLFYEPTLLSNIPADALIMREETFGPVAGITVFDSEEEVVAKANDTEYGLVAYVVTANGARQMRLGRALEYGMVAINRVKITGGPIPFGGWKQSGIGREGSRHGIEAFTELKYLCIDTAA
- a CDS encoding aspartate aminotransferase family protein — encoded protein: MLDRSNELNAWDRDHFFHPSTHMGMHARGETPTRVISSGEGAYITDTNGRTSLDAFAGLYCVNVGYGRQKIADAIANQAKNLAYYHAYVGHGTEASITLSKMIIDRAPEGMSRVYFGLSGSDANETNIKLIWYYNNILGRPEKKKIISRWRGYHGSGVMTGSLTGLELFHKAFDLPRAPVLHTEAPYYFRRPDRSMDEEQFSQYCADKLEEMILAEGPDTVAAFIGEPILGTGGIVPPPKGYWQKIQAVLDKYDVMLVADEVVTGFGRLGTMFGSDHYGMKPGLITIAKGLTSAYAPLSGTIVSDKVWQVLVQGSDQMGAIGHGWTYAAHPICAAAGIANLELIDELDLVKNAGETGAYFRSELAKAVGSHKHVGEVRGDGLMAAIEFVEDKDDRKFFDVSRKVGPQIAAALLERGVIGRAMPQGDILGFAPPLCLTREEADIVVKAAAGAIDTVFKSL